The proteins below are encoded in one region of Aspergillus nidulans FGSC A4 chromosome III:
- a CDS encoding signal recognition particle 14 kDa protein (transcript_id=CADANIAT00005857): protein MTTPLGHEEKARGSVYLTQKPLLNTQSPDSADKETLPSILIRASDGNTNAPSPKTHSNNKDKKAKDTKVKISTIVRPGELEAFYARYAEVCKAGMTGLKKRDRKLKKAKAKGSAGKVVKA from the exons ATGACGACCCCTCTCGGCCACGAGGAG AAAGCCCGTGGCTCCGTCTACCTAACACAAAAACCGCTTTTAAATACCCAGTCTCCAGACTCTGCCGACAAGGAAACCCTGCCATCAATTCTCATCCGGGCCTCAGACGGCAACACAAACGCCCCCAGCCCAAAAACACATTCCAATAATAAGGacaagaaggcgaaggataCAAAGGTCAAAATCTCGACGATTGTGCGGCCAGGTGAACTTGAAGCTTTCTATGCGAGGTATGCGGAAGTCTGTAAGGCTGGGATGAcggggttgaagaagcgggaccgcaagctgaagaaagcgaaGGCTAAGGGAAGTGCGGGGAAGGTTGTTAAGGCTTAA
- a CDS encoding uncharacterized protein (transcript_id=CADANIAT00005858) — MSDIFDAPPPRRSLTLPTKLNPSIRRSSESYKPSENDLFYHPCAKVVHFAPRAVAPIPSSTAPSDFDYPVDTIETLPWRSPTERTVAFAPLRLEKVYGLTVFLKCGSVVHAILKNSQCWCVDRESTFVLRIRPLTYYRIELPNETDPDKELVTQMKDALSKILRYEVTPCPFKRGFTVEIPEEAKAPRRKRAWRPKGQRESALMQPAHSQETFTISEATTPDSLSAAEDVNIAATDNSGFTPEASTTESETPDNREQLPEPINIPVSTEMPRRSVSETQQSFQTLLVRFEDTESHDSPEQTLSSSIESFHSIDVTPEPSLTPPSPASPDDTHRMWYGHREVQPLGEDFAYAETLHARDQMYTPQNLYPEQDLKLRRTPGSFSSIHSATSASSNPDLSSMSIEFRRRSKASCERETGPVRPPSTLILSRPEKHEAASLIQKTCTLVLVPPLSLLIVLIHIAARIVIGPALDSPAGEFHRKLERQTSRPHEAVDDFDLPLAPDCSRKPSLTK, encoded by the coding sequence ATGTCTGACATCTTCGATGCGCCACCCCCTCGACGGTCTTTAACCCTTCCGACCAAGCTGAACCCTTCCATCCGACGCAGCTCTGAATCGTATAAACCATCTGAGAATGATCTCTTCTATCATCCATGTGCCAAAGTCGTCCATTTCGCGCCTAGAGCTGTAGCCCCAATTCCATCGAGTACTGCACCGTCCGACTTCGATTACCCGGTCGATACCATCGAGACGCTACCGTGGCGGTCGCCTACCGAACGGACGGTCGCGTTCGCGCCGTTGAGGCTGGAGAAAGTATACGGATTGACGGTGTTCTTGAAATGCGGCAGCGTCGTTCACGCCATTCTGAAGAACTCACAGTGTTGGTGTGTGGACCGGGAATCCACCTTTGTTTTGCGCATCCGCCCCCTCACATACTACCGAATCGAGCTTCCGAATGAGACAGACCCGGACAAAGAGCTTGTCACTCAGATGAAGGACGCGCTGTCAAAAATCCTCCGCTATGAAGTCACACCATGTCCGTTCAAACGCGGCTTTACTGTGGAGATACCAGAAGAGGCGAAGGCTCCTAGACGGAAGAGGGCATGGCGCCCGAAAGGACAAAGGGAGAGTGCTCTCATGCAGCCGGCTCACTCTCAGGAGACCTTCACTATATCAGAGGCCACAACTCCCGATTCGCTTAGCGCAGCTGAAGACGTTAATATTGCTGCCACTGATAATTCGGGCTTCACCCCGGAGGCAAGCACGACGGAATCAGAAACTCCAGATAATCGGGAGCAGCTGCCGGAGCCTATTAATATCCCAGTCTCCACAGAAATGCCGCGGAGATCAGTATCTGAGACACAACAGAGCTTCCAGACCTTGCTGGTGAGGTTTGAAGACACTGAATCTCATGATAGCCCGGAACAGACACTTTCCTCGAGCATTGAATCTTTCCACTCCATCGATGTCACGCCGGAGCCATCCCTGACACCTCCATCTCCCGCCTCACCGGACGACACACATCGGATGTGGTACGGGCATCGCGAGGTACAACCCTTGGGAGAGGATTTCGCGTATGCAGAGACTTTGCACGCCAGAGACCAGATGTATACGCCGCAAAATTTATATCCTGAGCAAGATCTCAAATTACGGCGGACACCGGGTTCTTTCTCAAGCATTCACAGCGCGACGTCCGCATCTTCAAATCCAGATCTAAGTAGCATGAGCATCGAATTTCGCCGCCGCTCAAAAGCATCTTGCGAGCGGGAAACCGGGCCTGTGCGTCCACCATCCACCCTAATCTTGTCCAGACCCGAGAAACATGAGGCAGCTTCCCTCATTCAGAAGACCTGCACACTAGTTCTAGTACCCCCCCTATCGCTACTCATAGTCTTAATACACATCGCCGCACGGATCGTTATAGGTCCAGCGCTGGATTCACCTGCCGGAGAGTTTCATCGAAAGCTTGAACGGCAGACTTCTCGGCCTCATGAGGCTGTGGATGATTTCGACCTTCCACTTGCACCAGACTGCTCTAGGAAGCCTTCCCTGACAAAATAG